CCCCCGGGACtttctccagagctgcaggaacaccCTTTTTAGGTTTTCCCCGATCCCCAATTAGCTCCTAATTGGCCAGCAAATCCCGGTGCTATTCCGGCGATGCGCAGCCCCACAcggagagctcagggcaggcaATAATTTGGGATACTCCCTGTTCCTTTCTGCTGCGTGGGCTGGGAATTCTTCAGGACCACGGAGATTGTTTGGCCCTTTTCTGTCACGGTTTATGGAAGATATTTCAATCACTAAACAGGGAGAAAATTGAGGCTGAAACCCGGGTTTTTCTCATCCGGGAACTGCTGTGGTTTTGCCAGTTGTtgatttggtgtttttttttttttttttaatcaaggtggggttttttggtcagttttttgtcaggtttttttgtcttttttttttttttttgtcagtttttttttcccccaaacctTTTCACCTTCTGTCAGGGTGAAAAACGCTCGGAAAACACCGgggtgaaaaatatttcctttcctcccGAGCTCTCCTGCCTTTGAATTGTCTTTGGACCGAGGTTTTAAGGTGACCACACCGGGAGGCAGAGGCCGAGCGGTTCCTGCCATCCAAAACCCACCCACGTTTGCAGGGAGGGTTTTGGGGAAGGTGGGAAGGAACCGGGCGAGGAACCTGAGGCTTCTGCCACCGTCTAGAACAGCGTCAGGGCAAACCGCGCCTGGGTTTGGCCGCTGCTCTTTCATTGGGTTCTGTTCTGGCCTCGGCAGAAATGTGGTCAATgacccctggggaaaaaaaaaaaaaaaaaaaaaagactcgAAGGAATTTTTTGGCTCTTGGCATCTGGTGTTTTAATTGCTCTGAGTTTGTTGGACAACGGTCACCTCTTCCTTTTGTGGCTGTGCCTCGAAAATGGGTTTTGAAGTGGGGGGCTCCGGGCAAACCCCGGGCTCGGAAAACAGGGAGCGAGCTGCGAGCCTGCACCCTTTTCAGCAATGCCAGAAATTTCTGATCCTCCTGACGCACTCGGGAGCAATCTTATCGCCCGTAACATCCACTTCGTGAATGGCAATACCGGAGCAATAAATTACCCAATTCGTTTTAATTACAAGCTGAGAAGAAATTCAGCAGCTCGTTGTGTAAGGATCGAGCAACGCCCCTGGCACGGCCCAGGGCTCCGGCAGGGTTGGGCGCAGCGTTTCTAGAAAGGCTGGCTGGGGTTTTGCCACCAGCAGGCGGAGGGACCTCCCCCAAGGGCGGCGTTTTGGGgccaaatggagaaaaaaaaggaaaaaaagggaaaaaaaagggaaaaaagggaaaaaaaagggaaaaaatgggggggaaaaggggggaaatggggaaaaaaaaaggaaaaaaaaatgggggttCTTTGTCTGTGGGAATCTTTGGCTCAAAACCTCTCCCAGATTATGGATTGTGGCGGCTCAAATGTAGTCACAGACTGATCCAGACCAAACGGTGCCAGCAAAGAGTTTATTTCAGCAGCCACAGAGAAGCTCGGGACGGGTTACAGGGCTCACCCGGGGAGGGGAAGGACACGTTTTCCTTGGAAATTGCTAGGGGCATGCAAAGCTTTCCGGAGGCGGCACAGGATCCGGGAGATTCCTGTGGATGAGGGGGTGATCACTTCATCTTCGAGGACACTTGGTAGATTTGCTGCTGGCACTCCTGCGGCTTTCCGTGGCAGGATCCGCCGCCGCTTCCATGGCAGGATCCACCGCCGCTTCCATGGCAGGATCCACCACTGCTTCCATGGCAGGATCCGCCACTGCTTCCATGGCAGGATCCTCCACTGCTCCTGTGGCATCCAGATCCGCCACTGCTTCCATGGCATCCGGATCCACTGCTTCCATGGCAGCCGGATCCACTGCTTCCATGGCAGCTGGATCCGCTGCTCCTTTGGCATCCAGATCCACCACTGCTTCCATGGCAGCCGGATCCACTGCTCCTGTGGCAGCCGGATCCGCCACTGCTCCCCTGGCAGCCGGATCCACTGCTTCCATGGCAGCCGGATCCGCCGCTGCTCCTTTGGCATCCAGATCCGCCACTGCTCCCCTGGCAGCCGGATCCGCTGCTCCTGTGGCAGCCGGATCCGCCACTGCTTCCATGACATCCGGATCCAGTGCTCCCGTGGCACCCCGAGCCGCCGCCGTGGCAGGAGGACCGTtcctgctggtggcactggtcCCTGTCCTGGCGGGAGCACATGTCTGGAGACCTGCCGGGAAAACTCATCCGTGAGCGGAGCTGGCGACCGGGGACACTGGGAGCGTCcgaggctgtgctgggtgggGAACTTGGCCCCCTAAAAAATTTAGGGGTGTCCCTAAAAACCAGCGAGCTGATTTTTAAGGCCCCTTCTAACCCAACCCTGTCcgtgattccgtgattctgtgattttaagcCAAATTCCTGAGCAGGAGAGGAGTTATCACCGCGCGGCCTCTTGGAGCCTTTCCCTTCGTACATCAGAGAGAAGTTAAAAGAGAAGAGCTGGAGGGACTCCAGAGCGAGACACGCAGATCCCTCAGCCACCCGAGCCAGGaattttcaccttttccttctCGGCAGAAGGACTGAGACGGAGAGAGGACGAGGAAGAGAAGTCCCCAGCAGCTCGGGGTTGGGGAGAAGCCGGAGAGCATCAAAAGCGCGGAAGTCTGATGGATCTGGACTCACCTGGGGTCCGAAGGAGCTCGAGAGGAGAACGCCGAGGAGCCGAGGAGCTGAGGAGAAACGAGGAGCGAGGGTTTTTATAGCCCGGCTCGGGCTTCTCCTCCGGAAACGAGCTGGGGCCCCACTGGAGGGACCTGATTGCTCAGCACCCCGAGCGCTCGGCTAATTGGGAgtttttgtgctgctgctttgacTCACGGAGCAGATCGATATCCCGACATTCCTCCTCTTACTCCATAAAAATGTTAATTGCCCACCACGCCTGGCCCGCTCCGGGCCGGGGAGCGTTCGGGatgggggtttgggttttttttgtcaccTTTGACGGCGGCATTTGGCCGTTCCTCGTGCCCAAAGCCTGACCCGAGAAAGGACAGAGGGTGGGAATTGTGGGGTTGTAAAGGAAACCCcgaaataaaagggaaaagggaacaaaaaaagtCTGTGGTGGTGGGTAGTGAGAATAAACATATTTGGACGGGGCAGAGCATCAAAGAAACGCCACAAACTCCGAATGAAGTCAGCAAAGGAGCAGTAAAAGTAGCATTGGGATTTTTCAAGCCAGTCCTTTCTTTACTCAAAGGCTTCCAACCCAAAGAGAAGGAATTTAAAGCCCCGTGGGATGTGGGAAACATCCTGGTAGGAGCAGGAGAACATCAGGATCTGCATCTTTAATGCTCTGCTTTGGGGGCAGAAGTGTCTCTCTGCCCGTGGAGAGCTCCAGGCCTGATCTCCTGCAGGACTCTAGAGGCCACTGTGATATTAAAAATAGCCGGgattgaattaaaataaaataaaccccagAATCCAGGAGGCTCCTTGGTCCCCAGCGGAGCTGAATCACCGGAATTGATAGATGAGGAAACCCGAACGCCGCTCGGGATATTTCACAAACATCGGGAGAACGGAGATCCTTGTGAAACTCATTATTCACGATTAATTACAGCCCCGATTCCGTGGATGGGGATAAACCTGTTCCATCGTTTGTGTCGGCGATGGAGGCAAACGCCCGAGCAGGGTCAGGACTGTGCTGACCCCACAGAAGGCCTCTGCATCCCCTAAAAAGCTCCTGTTCCTTGGGGATGCATCCCTGGACACCATTCTGAGcgggaaatggattttttggggggttaatttgttgtttttatGAAGGAATTGCCTTTGCAGAGGCCGGCAGGGGAGGCTCGGGGCAGGGTCAGGCGGTGTCCAACCCCTAAAACCTTcgccctgcagctgcttctgcctctTTTCCTCATCCTGCGGGAGGaatccccagcagcagccccaggaagcGTGCCGTGTGCCACATCCTGAGccgggaggggctggagcagcccgggTCCGGTGAGGAGCCAGGAGATTCCCGGGACACTGCCCTGGGACTGGCAGCGGCTCCAGATCCCCGCTTTGTCCCCAAAATCCTCCCGGGGattcctctcccagccccaccaggaATTTGGGGCCGTTCACCCTGTTAGAGCCATTCCCAAATcctcttcctgccttttctcccaggggttttttttcggGAGGTTTAGGGTGCAAACCCAGCCGTACCCCGCTGCCTCGCCGTCCCGGACAGACCCTCggcttttccccccctctctggggAAATGCGGATTTTCCTCCCACAACCCTATTAATGTTTAATCACCCTCTTGCATAAACACCCCGTGATGAAAACTGTTACTTCGCCGACCAGGAAAATTGCCTGGAGTAGGAACGAGGAGCCGCCAGGTGGAACCAGCCCGGGGCCTCCCGCTGCAAACCCAGCCTCGGCCGCCAGAAGGACCGGGAGCCACTCAGAGGGatgaagagggaaaataaaaccacacgGGTGCCAGGGAGGGTTGTTTTTATTGCCTCCACGTCCGCTGTGAAATGAGGCGGAGAGCGTTTCGAATTCCACAGCGCCGGTGGGTCGCGGCTTCAGAGCGCGTTACAAGCGGAGGGACGGGGCAGGGGCGGGCGACAGCGCGGGGCAGGGACGCAGCGGCGAGAGGGACAGATTCCTTTTGTCTCCCCTCTCACCCCTCGCGTAATTTATTTGATCTTCCTGGCTGGCACCTGGCAgatctgcttctgctgctggcgGGGGATGCCCTTGGCCACggggacacagctctgctggatgggagggggacagggacggggacagatCTGCACcggggggggacagggacagctctgcactggtgggggacagctctgcaccgtctggggacagggacagctctgcacCGGGATGCTCTTcactggctggggacagctctgcaccgtctggggacagggacagctctgcacCGGGATGCTCTTcactggctggggacagctctgcaccgtctggggacagggacagctctgcacCGGGATGCTCTTcactggctggggacagctcttcACCGGGATGCTCTTcactggctggggacagctctgcaccgtctggggacagggacagctctgcacCGGGATGCTCTGCACCGGCATCCCACAGCACGGCTTCCCGCCCTGGGCTCCCGACCCGTGGCACCTCTCGGAGCACACGGATCTCCCGTAGCCCTGGCAGCCTCCCGAGCCCCCGTAGCTGTACGTGGGTCTCCTGACGCAGCCGGACCCCCCTCCGTGGCAGGAGCCCGAGGAGCCCTGGCACCTCTCGGAGCACACGGACCTCCCGTAGCCCTGgcagccccccgagcccccgtAGCTGTACGTGGGTCTCCTGACGCAGCCGGAGCCCCCTCCGTGGCACGAGGAAGAGGAGCCGGAGTAGCCGTGGCAGGGCTCGGAGCAGCGGGGCTGCCGGTAGCCGTAGTGCCGGTAGTCGTGGCCCCTCATGCCCTCGGCGCCCTCGCCGTGGCAGCCCGAGGAGCAGCAGTTGGCGTAGCCGTAGCGGAAGGGCGTGCGCCGCGTGTCCAGCCACGACCCCGAGGGGTCGTACCAGGTGGAGTTCAGGTTGAAGTAGGATTCTCTTCCCGAGGAGTAAATCATCTTGGGGCTGTAGGGGGGGAAAGGAATGAAAGATCCGGTGAAGGGGTGGGTTTGGTGTCAGCGTCTCCCCTGGCGCTGTTTAATTTCCCGTAAAACCGTGGGGTTTATCCAGAGGAAATTCCTGTGGTTGCCCAGCGCTGGTCAGGTCGCATCCAAATTGCATCCAAACCGTCTTTGTGGCCttccctttccattttctgGCCTCCAAGAATGAAACCAAACCAGCACAAGGCACCACCACACCTGGTGGCACCGCTGTAAATCCCACCCCCAGGTCCCTCGAGGGCTTCTCCCGTGGCTCAGCCCCGGGAGCAGAGCGTGGTCTGAACCAAATTTGGTGACCTCCCAAATCCGGAgccccccacccaaaaaaaggCGCCCAGCTGAGTCTCACCAGTTCTCCAGCGAAGGCAGGCGCTGGCCAGGGGAGCAGAATGTGAGAGGCCAAGGGGCCAAGGTCTTTTATAGAGCACTGAGTGTTCCCCCGTGCGTGAAACACGCAGCAGGAACGAGGACTAAATTATTTATTGGCAAAACATCTCCTCCATTTGGATGCTGTTCCCGGTGCCTGGCATGTTCTGCTTGACTCACGATTTCTGATAAGCATCTTTTAATTATACCATCGGTCCCCGGCGGGGCACATAAAAGACTGACACGGCCCGAGCCGCGCTCGGGCTGTGTCAGACAGGTAATAAAGGACTTATTCACCCTCTCCAGGGGAGCGGGACACTGACGGGTGACCCGTGAGTCAGGTGATGGCACCGCTCTGACCCTCCCCTCCCGCCGCCCGGCAGGAGCATTTCCAGGTGAAGCACGAGCAGGTGATGGGAAGAGCCAGCTCAGAGTCACCCGAAGCAAATTGTGCCCCTCGGTTTCGCTGAGGAAGGGGTTGGGTCTGGGCATGAGGGGGCGAGGGCGGGGAGGGCCTGACgcagcttttccagggaatttctggCTGCCTCActcctggaggtgtccaaggctGGGTGGGACGGGGCTGGGATcgtggaaggtgaccctgcctgggGGAGCTGGAGTGAGATGGTCCctaaggtccttcccaacccaaaccgttccatgattctgtttcttttctgtttttgctTTCCAAACCTGCCCCTCACCTCACCCTGAGACGTTTTTTtgaggtccttcccaacccaaaccattccatgattctatttcttctccatttctgcGTTCCAAACCTGCCCCTCACCTCACCCCGAGATGTTTTTTTGAGGTtcaacccaaaccgttccatgattctgtttcttttctgtttttgcaTTCCAAACCTGCCCCTCACCTCACCCTGAGATGTTTTTTTGAGGTtcaacccaaaccgttccatgaTTCTGTTTCTTCCCCATTTCTGCTTTCCAAACCTGCCCCTCACCTCACCCCGAGATGTTTTTTTGAGGTCCAACCCGGACCATTCCCCGGTTCCGTGGTTCTGAGCGTGATGATGgcgctgccccagctcctgtgaGGTTTTTGGCCCTGGGGTTGAGCTGGTGGGGGCTCGGAC
This genomic stretch from Hirundo rustica isolate bHirRus1 chromosome 29, bHirRus1.pri.v3, whole genome shotgun sequence harbors:
- the LOC120764175 gene encoding loricrin-like, whose product is MIYSSGRESYFNLNSTWYDPSGSWLDTRRTPFRYGYANCCSSGCHGEGAEGMRGHDYRHYGYRQPRCSEPCHGYSGSSSSCHGGGSGCVRRPTYSYGGSGGCQGYGRSVCSERCQGSSGSCHGGGSGCVRRPTYSYGGSGGCQGYGRSVCSERCHGSGAQGGKPCCGMPVQSIPQSCVPVAKGIPRQQQKQICQVPARKIK